Proteins encoded within one genomic window of Platichthys flesus chromosome 13, fPlaFle2.1, whole genome shotgun sequence:
- the nme9 gene encoding thioredoxin domain-containing protein 6, translating into MAAKKKEASLQACVTTQEQWEEMLATKGLTVVDVNQQWCGPCRAVVSLLRKIKNELADDLLHFATAEADSIDALERYRGKCEPTFLFYGGGELVAVLRGANAPLLQKMIVEELAKEKLVLEQGGERKVVKDDGLLSYENPEEEEAPQPSGNVESMTVPASKSYTVAIIKPDAVAHGKANEIIMKIQDAGFEILAHEERTLTEDEARDFYRHKAAEDCFQDLVQFMSSGPSHVLVLSQVEGSAGVVPAWREFIGPADIEEARREKPQSLRAQYCTQPPFNAVHGSEDSDQASRELAFFFPNFRTASTAEQQDGEEERVERTLALIRPDAARENRGDVLAQIHKSGFSVALQREVMLTEEQVRQFYLQHVEEDYFPALLRSMTSGPVLAMALARTRAVEHWRSILGPADVNKAKEESPDCLRAQFAVENETINQLHGSRSQEEAEREIDFFFPKQRTLAVIKPDAMKEHKEKILEEIHASGFSVTQLKETVLSREVAEEFYKEHREKPFFGQLVEFMCRGPCMMLLLTKENAVEEWRAMMGPTDPDQAKETSPNSLRARFACDILHNSVHGASNEQHAAEKIRFIFGEICTEAEANSGEGQIDGIISAEQEDGSADENTGMLQSQ; encoded by the exons ATGGCAGCCAAGAAGAAAGAAGCGAGTCTGCAG GCGTGTGTCACAACCCAGGAGCAGTGGGAGGAGATGCTCGCCACCAAAGGTTTAACAG TTGTGGATGTGAACCAGCAGTGGTGTGGTCCCTGTCGAGCTGTGGTCAGTCTGCTGCGAAAGATAAAGAACGAACTGGCTGATGATCTGCTGCATTTTGCCACA GCCGAGGCAGACAGCATCGATGCTTTGGAGAGGTATCGGGGGAAATGTGAGCCCACCTTCCTCTTCTatggg GGAGGGGAGCTGGTGGCTGTGCTGCGAGGGGCCAACGCTCCTCTGCTCCAGAAGATGATTGTAGAGGAACTGGCCAAGGAGAAGTTGGTCCTGGAGCAAGGTGGTGAACGCAAAGtg GTTAAGGATGACGGTCTATTGTCGTATGAGAAtccagaagaggaggaggccccTCAGCCCTCAGGAAATGTAGAAAGCATGACTG ttCCTGCCAGTAAATCCTACACAGTCGCCATCATCAAACCAGATGCTGTTGCTCACGGCAAGGCAAACGAGATCATAATGAAG ATTCAAGACGCTGGGTTTGAGATCCTGGCCCACGAGGAGCGCACGCTGACTGAGGATGAGGCTCGAGACTTCTACcgacacaaagcagcagag GATTGCTTTCAGGACTTGGTGCAGTTTATGTCCAGCGGTCCCTCCCACGTTCTGGTGCTGTCTCAGGTCGAGGGCTCTGCCGGTGTTGTGCCGGCGTGGCGTGAGTTCATCGGCCCAGCAGACATCGAGGAAGCCAGGAGGGAGAAGCCACAAAG CTTGCGGGCACAATACTGCACACAGCCACCGTTCAATGCAGTGCACGGCAGCGAGGACAGCGACCAGGCCAGCAGGGAGCTCGCCTTCTTCTTCCCCAACTTCAGGACGGCCTCGACAGCGGAGCAGCAGGATGGGGAGGAAGAGCGTGTGGAGAGGACGCTGGCCCTTATCCGGCCTGACGCTGCCAGGGAGAACAGAG GAGACGTCCTGGCCCAAATCCACAAGTCAGGTTTCTCTGTGGCTCTTCAGAGAGAGGTGATGTTGACAGAGGAGCAGGTCAGACAGTTTTACCTCCAACATGTTGAGGAGGACTACTTTCCGGCCCTGCTGAGAAGCATGACCAG TGGACCGGTGCTAGCTATGGCTCTAGCCAGAACAAGGGCTGTCGAACACTGGAGGAGCATCCTTGGTCCGGCTGACGTTAATAAagccaaagaggagagtcctgACTG TCTAAGGGCCCAGTTCGCTGTGGAGAATGAAACCATCAACCAGCTGCATGGCAGTAGAAGCCAAGAAGAGGCAGAGCGGGAGATCGACTTCTTCTTCCCCAAGCAGAGGACACTGGCAGTTATCAAACCAGACGCCATGAAGGAGCACAAAG AGAAGATCCTGGAGGAGATCCATGCCAGTGGCTTCTCTGTGACGCAGCTGAAGGAGACGGTGCTGTCCAGGGAAGTGGCCGAGGAGTTTTACAAAGAGCACAGGGAGAAGCCTTTCTTCGGCCAGCTGGTGGAGTTCATGTGCCG GGGGCCCTGCATGATGCTTCTCCTGACTAAGGAAAATGCAGTTGAGGAGTGGAGGGCCATGATGGGCCCCACCGACCCTGACCAGGCTAAGGAGACTTCCCCGAATTCTCTGAGGGCCCGCTTCGCCTGCGACATCCTCCACAACTCAGTCCACGGCGCCTCGAACGAGCAGCACGCAGCGGAGAAGATCCGTTTCATCTTCGGGGAAATCTGCACAGAGGCAGAGGCCAACAGTGGTGAAGGACAGATTGACGGGATAATTTCAG CCGAACAGGAAGACGGttctgcagatgaaaacacaggaaTGTTACAATCTCAGTGA